DNA from Archaeoglobus veneficus SNP6:
ATAGTTCACTACGAACTCGACAGGATTACTGGCACGTCCTGAGCCTGATAACGAAGACGCTACCTTTCGGCTTGTTATCCTCCACCCACACTTCTCCGCCGTACCTCTTCACAGTCTCCTTAACGAGGTAGAGGCCAAGCCCCGTCCTGCCCGTCTCGCCCTTGAAGCCCTCCTCGAACACAATCTGCTTGAGCTCATCGGGAATACCCTTTCCGTCGTCCGCTATCCTGAGTTCGACCCACTTTCCATTCCTCCTGAGTGAGATTTCAACGTTTACGTTGTCATTATGGATGAATGCGTTGTGTATAAGGTTAAATACCACTGACTTCAGTGCAGAATCGGCTTCGACGTAGACGTCTGGTACTTTGCACTCAATTCCGAAAATAGCTGCCTGTTCTCTGACAACTTCGCCAATGTTTACAGGATGCAGTTCTCCTGAGTTCAGCATAAGCTCCACATGCTTTACGTCCTCTATTATGTCAAAGGCTTTTTCAAGCTGCTTTTCCAGTCTTTCAGCAAGTTCATCGGGAGCGTAGTCGCGCAGAAGGTCGAGGCACAGCTTGGCTGTGGTCAGAGCGTTCTTTATATCGTGCCTCAGAAGGCTGTTAAGAATTCTGAGGTGCTTGTTTAGCTCGTTTATCTTTCTCTCCGCCTCGACTTTATCCGACACGTCTCTGACAACTGCAACTGCCCTCCATTCACCGTTCACGTATCTCCTGGAAACTGAAAGCTCTATTGGGAAAACACTGCCATCCTTTCGTTTTGCTTCGAGTCTGACAGTTTTTCCGATTACCGGCCCATCTCCCGTCCTTCTGAAGTGTTTAAATCCTCTCTTGTTAGCCTCGACATACTTCTCGGGGACTATGAGTTCCCATATTGGTCTTCCTGCAGCCTCGTCCTGTGTATATCCGAACATCCTCTCTGCTGCCCTGTTCCAGAAGGTCACTCTTCCCTCGCTGTCAACCTCGACTATTGCATCGAGGAACGAATCTACAATACAGAATGCATCCTCCTCTGCAGCCTCCTCCGCCATCACCACTACCATTATTATCAAATTTCCTCGAAGGTTACAAAAATCTTTCTGTTCAGTTTTTAATGTTTAAAATTTAAAGTGAACAGTAGTTCAGAAGTAACGATAACGATTAATATTGGCATTTCCGTTAAAACGGCTGGTGAGTTAATATTTCATGCCGTCTGCATTTGAAGGTCATGACCAAAAAAGGAGTAGGGAGCCCTTAATTTTTTATAGCCTCTTTCTTACCTCCTCTGATGCTTGAACTGTGCAAGAAGTGCATCGACAGACTTGGAATCAGTGCAGACGTTAAAGAAGTTGAAGGCAGCGAGTGCATGCTTTGCTTGGGCCTGCTCTGGAGGACGGAGGAGATAGCAAGGCAGATAGCGGAGAGTCTTGAGGAGTACGAGTTTGACACGTTTCAGATTGGAAGCAGGCTTGAAGGAAGCGTTAAAGCACTCGAAGAGTACATATTTGAAAAGTACGGCCTTACCACGGAAAAAAGCCTGAAGTATCACTTCAACAGGGAGCTTACCAAAGCTTTTGCAGCGCTTACTGGAAAAAGCCCAGATAGGGAGCCAGACGTTACGATAATCTACAACATAGAGAAGATGGACTACGAGACTCGGATAGCTTCCCTTTACATCTACGGCAGGTATAAAAAGAGAGTACGGAACATCCCGCAGACGAGGTGGCTCTGTTCTGCGTGTGACGGAAAAGGATGTGAGGTGTGTGGTTTTACGGGGAAGAGGTATCCTACTTCTGTTGAGGAGCTCATTGCGGAGCCGTGCAGGAGGATGGCTGAGGGAAGCTACGCGGTTCTTCATGGGGCGGGAAGAGAAGATGTCGATGCGAGGATGCTTGGAAACGGAAGGCCATTCATAGTCGAAATTCAGAATCCAAAAAAAAGGCACATAGACCTTGAAAAGCTTGAAGAGATTATAAACAGGGAGGCAAGAGGGAAGGTTGCGGTTTGCTGCATGAAGTTTGCGAAGGCGAGAGATGTAGCCTTCATCAAGAACGCGAAGTTCAGGAAAGTTTACAGAGCTATCGTTGAGTTTGACCGAGAAGTGAGCAGGGAAGAGCTTGAAGATGCCCTTAAGGTTCTGAGCAACAGGGTTATAGAGCAGTACACTCCCAAGAGGGTGGAGCACAGGAGGGCAAATCTCTTAAGGAAGAGAAGAACATACGGGATAAAACTCCTGCTCCACAGAGGAAATAAGGCCGTCATAGAGATTGAAGCTGAAAGCGGGCTGTACATAAAAGAGCTCGTTAGCGGAGATGAGGGAAGAACGAGGCCAAGCCTGTCGGAAGTTTTAAATAACTATGCGAAGGTCGTTAAGCTCGACGTCATCAGGGTAGAGGGTGGCATCTGACGCTGCCCGGATGATATCGGGCTGAGTGTTTGAGGTTAACGTCACAGGAGGTTGCGAGAATGGGGTGGAAATCTCACGGTTTCAGGTTCAAGTCGGGAAGGAAGCTCAGAAAAGGTGTAAGGGAGAAGGGAGTCAGGATAAGGAAGGCCCTCCAGACATTTGAGATTGGACAGTACGTCCACATCGATATCGAGCCGGCTGTTCACAAGGGTATGCCCCACCCCCGCTTCCAGGGGAGGACGGGCAGAGTTATAGGCCAGAGAGGTAGAGCCTACCTCGTCGAAGTGAGGGACGGTGGAAAGTATAAGACGCTCATTGTCAGGCCGGAGCACCTCAAGCCACAGGTGTGAATCATGGCTTTTAAAGAAGTTAAGGAGTTTGAGTACATAACCATAGCAGAGGCAAAGGAGATAATGGAAAAGATAGCCGAAGAGAGGAAGCAGCAGGCCGAACTCCTTTTTGAGACGAGAAGAGCTTTAAAGCATTTGAGGACTTTTTCTAAGCTTCCTGCCGAGGATGCGAAAAAGCTTGTTGAAGAGCTCATGGCTCTTCCCCATGTTGGCAGGAAGGACATAGCGGTAAAGCTTGCTGACATAATGCCGAAGGTGCCAGACGAGGTTAGAACCATCTTTGCAAAGGAGCGCTTTACACTAACCCCGGAGCAGATTCAGGAGATACTCGACATAATTGCTAAATACCGGTAGAGTTTTGAAAAGATTAATATAATTGCTGTTTTTTCTAATTTCAAGGGGTCTTACTATGGAGCAGAGAAGAGAAAAGTCAAAAGAAAAGATGGAGGACTATGCTTACGTGCTTGATTTCCTCCCTTACGGCCATCCCGAGGATAAGAGACCCATTCACAGGCGAGAACCCCTCGCGCAGGTGGTAGGTGAAAAGTACTTCACTCTCCTCGAAGTCAGTCTGAAGAAAGGCTCATCTCCTCTTGTAATGGACAGACTCTACATAGGGAAGGGTGAGAGAGACGTAGTCCACAAGATCAAGAAAAAGCTGAGGTTCGAAGATCTGACACCCGCAGCAAAATCGGAGCTACCCTATGTTCTGGAGCACATCGTTAAGGAGAACGAAGGTAGGTTTGTGGAGTTTTTCAACAAAGCCGAACCCATTACGACCCGTTTACATCAGCTCGAACTGCTTCCGGGCATAGGAAAGAAGACTATGTGGGCAATTCTCGACGAGAGAAAGAAGGAGCCGTTTAAGAGCTTCGATGATATCGCCAGCAGAGTAAAAGGCCTGCAGCGCCCCGAAAAGCTGATAATCAATCGTATAATCTACGAGCTTCAGAATCCGGCTACGAAGTACAAGCTCTTCACCCTATGAAGTTTTTCAAGTCGAAAGGGCAGCACATCGTAAGCAAGGCGATTGCGAGGAGAATTGCTGGCTATGCGGAATTGAGTAAGAAGGACACGGTTCTCGAGGTAGGCTGCGGAACGGGTGTTTTGACCTCTGTTTTACTTGAAAGGGCAGGAAAAGTGTACGGAATCGAGATAGATGCACGATTTGTTAAATTGCTCCAGGAAAAATTCGCGAAAGAAATTGACGAGGGCAGGTTTATTCTAATCCACGGGGATGCGATGAAAGTCGAATTCCCTCCCTTCAACAAGTTCGTTTCGAATATCCCCTACTTTATTTCCTCACCCCTGACATTCAAGCTGCTCAGACACGATTTTGATGTTGCTGTTGTCATGTACCAGCGTGAGTTTGCTGAAAGACTCGTAGCAAGGAAGGGTGAGAACTATGGCAGACTCAGTGTTGTAGTCAAAGCATACGCCAAGCCTGAAATCGTTGAATACGTCAGCAGGAAGGCGTTCAGACCTCCCCCTTCTGTGGACTCCGCAGTAGTCCGCTTAATAAAAAAACCTGAGATAGAGGTTGAAAACCTGCAGATTTTCGAAGACCTCGTCCGCTACTGCTTCTCGAGGAGGAGGAAGCAGCTCGGGAAAATTCTCGACGAGTGGATGGAAAGCAGGGGTATTTGGCTCGAGGTTCCCGAAGAGTTGAGAAGACTCAGGCCTGAGGACATCGAACCAGAAGTGTACGCTGAAATTGTTAAAAGCGCAAAGCTTTAAGTTTCTTCATGTAAGGCTTGCTCTATGAAGGTCGTGATAATGGCCGGAGGTTACGCAACGAGGCTCTGGCCAATAACGAAAACGAAGGCCAAGCCGCTGCTCCCCATGGGTAAGAGAAGGATAATCGACATAGTTTACGATAAGGTAAAATCCTTTGGCACTGTTGTTGTTTCCACCAACAGGCGCTTTGAGCCGGACTTCAGGAAATGGGCAGAAGACAAGGATGTTGAACTCTTCGTCGAGGATAGTATGAGCGAGGAGGAGAAGCTCGGGGCTGTTAGAGCTCTTGCAGAAGTTGCCGCTTATCTTGACGATGAAATGCTCGTGGTTGCGGGTGATAACCTTTTCTCCTTCACCCTTGAGGGCTTTGTGGAGTTCTACAGAGAAAAAGGGGAGCCTGTCACAGCTCTATACGATGTGGGCGATTACGAGCTGGCAAAGCGCTACGGTGTTGCAGAACTTGACGGCCGGAGGATTGTTGGGTTCATGGAGAAGCCAGCAAGTCCGCCGTCAACGCTTGTCGGCATTGGGATTTACGCCTTTCCGCGTAGAGTTTGCGGGCTACTTTCAGAGTATGTGGAGGGCAATGCGAAGGCAGACAACATAGGCGATTTCATGGGCTGGCTGTGCGAGAGGGAGGAGCTTTACGGCTACGCGTTCAGCGGAAACTGGTACGACATAGGTAGTCCTGACTCATACATTGAGGCGTTCAAGACCTTCATGGAGCACAGCGTCGCGGAAGTGGAAGTTGACAGGCGTGCCAAGATAATTGAGCCTGTGGCGATAGAAGAGGGTGTGAAAATCATTGGCCGCTCAATTGTTGGGCCGTACGCGTACATAGGCAGGAACTGTGTTATAGAGAACTCCGACGTGTGTGACAGCGTGGTTTTCGACAACGTCATACTCAGGAGGGCGAAGGTGTGGAGGAGTATAGTTGACGAGGATTGCGAGATAAGGAATCTCGATTTAAGTGGTTCGATAATAGGGGCGCATGCGAAGATTCAGAGGGGTGAGTAGTGGCAATCGCTATAGTTGACGGATACGTTGACGAGCCGTCTTGCCTTGGAGTTCCGCCGTACATCTCTCCTTACCCGAGATACATCTACGGGATGCTCAGAAGGCTGAAAATTAATGCTGCCTATTTTACCGCTGAGCAGGTGAGGGAACGTCCATCGCTTCTTGAAAAATTCGATTTTTCCATCGTTATTGCCGGAGCGATTGTACCGGGGAAGTACCTCGCTGCAAAGCCCCTAAGCCTGCGGGAGGTTGCAATGCTTCCGGGGGATAAGGTTGTTGTTGGCCCCGTTGCTCTGGAGCTTGGTAAAAGAGAGAAAGAAGAGCTCAACGTCCTGAACTATCCCTTTGAAAGGGAACTGTTCGAATATCTATGCAAATACTCCGGAGTAGAGAAATCCTTTGACCTCGACTCCTTCGCAATACTTGGCAGCGAAGTGGTCAGGCAACATCCCGACTTCCCCCACGTGATATGCGAGATAGAGACTTACAGGGGGTGCTACTGGAGAAAGTGCTCGTTCTGCATGGAGTTTATCCACGGAAGACCGAAAATGAGGGACCCCAACGCAGTACTGGGGGAAATTGAAGCTCTTTACAGTGCTGGCGTGAGGCACTTCAGGCTGGGCAGGCAGACTGACTTCTTTACGTACATGGCCGATTTCAGCTACGAGGTTCCGAAGCCGAACGCCGATTTCATGCTGGCTTTTCACAGAGAGATATGGCGAAGATGTCCGAAGATAAAAACACTGCATTTAGACAACGTAAATCCGAAGACAATTGCAGAACATCCTGAAGAGAGCTCGAAGATAATAAAGACAATAGTCATGTATCAGACACCCGGAAACGTTGCGGCCTTTGGGCTTGAAAGTGCCGACGAAAGGGTTGTGGAACTTAACAGCCTTGCAGCAATGCCGGATGAGGTAATGAAGGCAATAGAACTCGTCAACTGCTACGGGAGGGCAGTAGGCTACAATGGCATGCCATGCTTTCTCCCCGGCATAAACTTCGTTATCGGGTTGATTGGTGAGACGAAGAAGACGTTTGAGAAGAACTTCGAGTTTCTTTCCGAGTTGCTCGAGAGAAATCTTCTCGTAAGGCGGATAAACATCCGGCAGGTCAAGATAGTTCCGGGAACGAAAATGGAGAAGTTTGGCGATCGCAACGTCAGAAGGCACAAGAAGTACTTCAGATTTTTCAAAAGGAAGGTCAGGGAAGAGATAGATAGGGAAATGCTGAGGAAGTTAGTTCCCGTTGGCAGGAAGCTTACAGAGCTTAGATGTGAGGTTGTAGAGGGAAATTTGACCTTTGCAAGGCAGATGGGAACGTATCCTCTCCTCGTTGGCCTCGTTGGCAGATATACAAGAAACAAATTTGTAGATGCCCGCGTTGTAGGCTACGGAATGCGTTCAGTAACTGCCGTAGAGATTCTCGACGTAAACAGAGCAAGCTTGCAGCAGCTTGAGGCAATTCCGGGAATAGGAAAAGCAACCGCTGCAAAAATAGTCGCGAACAGACCCTTCAGAAATGTCGAAGAAATTGCGAGCCTCGTAGAGAACTTCGATGAGATAAAGGACTTCTTTTTACTTTGATTTTCCACTCTTCTGCAATTTCAACGGGTTATTCTTTGGAAAATGCTATTTTGGCTGCTTATGGTTTATATTGTCAGTTTCCAGTGGAAGCGTAGGGCCATTATAATTACAATACTCAATCAATACAGTTAGGCCAAGTGTCAAATCATGAACTTATGAAATAAAACTTTTCTGAACGTTATTTATTCTATCTAAATAAATTTAGGGTAGAATGGTAAAGCTCTTAAAGGGTGGCGAAGGCACTCATCATGTTTTAGGGTGGTTGATTATGCGAAACATCTTCGAGTCGTTGATAACG
Protein-coding regions in this window:
- a CDS encoding 50S ribosomal protein L21e; translated protein: MGWKSHGFRFKSGRKLRKGVREKGVRIRKALQTFEIGQYVHIDIEPAVHKGMPHPRFQGRTGRVIGQRGRAYLVEVRDGGKYKTLIVRPEHLKPQV
- a CDS encoding helix-hairpin-helix domain-containing protein — protein: MAIAIVDGYVDEPSCLGVPPYISPYPRYIYGMLRRLKINAAYFTAEQVRERPSLLEKFDFSIVIAGAIVPGKYLAAKPLSLREVAMLPGDKVVVGPVALELGKREKEELNVLNYPFERELFEYLCKYSGVEKSFDLDSFAILGSEVVRQHPDFPHVICEIETYRGCYWRKCSFCMEFIHGRPKMRDPNAVLGEIEALYSAGVRHFRLGRQTDFFTYMADFSYEVPKPNADFMLAFHREIWRRCPKIKTLHLDNVNPKTIAEHPEESSKIIKTIVMYQTPGNVAAFGLESADERVVELNSLAAMPDEVMKAIELVNCYGRAVGYNGMPCFLPGINFVIGLIGETKKTFEKNFEFLSELLERNLLVRRINIRQVKIVPGTKMEKFGDRNVRRHKKYFRFFKRKVREEIDREMLRKLVPVGRKLTELRCEVVEGNLTFARQMGTYPLLVGLVGRYTRNKFVDARVVGYGMRSVTAVEILDVNRASLQQLEAIPGIGKATAAKIVANRPFRNVEEIASLVENFDEIKDFFLL
- a CDS encoding DUF655 domain-containing protein, with translation MEQRREKSKEKMEDYAYVLDFLPYGHPEDKRPIHRREPLAQVVGEKYFTLLEVSLKKGSSPLVMDRLYIGKGERDVVHKIKKKLRFEDLTPAAKSELPYVLEHIVKENEGRFVEFFNKAEPITTRLHQLELLPGIGKKTMWAILDERKKEPFKSFDDIASRVKGLQRPEKLIINRIIYELQNPATKYKLFTL
- a CDS encoding two-component system sensor histidine kinase NtrB, which gives rise to MVVVMAEEAAEEDAFCIVDSFLDAIVEVDSEGRVTFWNRAAERMFGYTQDEAAGRPIWELIVPEKYVEANKRGFKHFRRTGDGPVIGKTVRLEAKRKDGSVFPIELSVSRRYVNGEWRAVAVVRDVSDKVEAERKINELNKHLRILNSLLRHDIKNALTTAKLCLDLLRDYAPDELAERLEKQLEKAFDIIEDVKHVELMLNSGELHPVNIGEVVREQAAIFGIECKVPDVYVEADSALKSVVFNLIHNAFIHNDNVNVEISLRRNGKWVELRIADDGKGIPDELKQIVFEEGFKGETGRTGLGLYLVKETVKRYGGEVWVEDNKPKGSVFVIRLRTCQ
- a CDS encoding tRNA pseudouridine(54/55) synthase Pus10, which produces MLELCKKCIDRLGISADVKEVEGSECMLCLGLLWRTEEIARQIAESLEEYEFDTFQIGSRLEGSVKALEEYIFEKYGLTTEKSLKYHFNRELTKAFAALTGKSPDREPDVTIIYNIEKMDYETRIASLYIYGRYKKRVRNIPQTRWLCSACDGKGCEVCGFTGKRYPTSVEELIAEPCRRMAEGSYAVLHGAGREDVDARMLGNGRPFIVEIQNPKKRHIDLEKLEEIINREARGKVAVCCMKFAKARDVAFIKNAKFRKVYRAIVEFDREVSREELEDALKVLSNRVIEQYTPKRVEHRRANLLRKRRTYGIKLLLHRGNKAVIEIEAESGLYIKELVSGDEGRTRPSLSEVLNNYAKVVKLDVIRVEGGI
- a CDS encoding sugar phosphate nucleotidyltransferase, whose protein sequence is MKVVIMAGGYATRLWPITKTKAKPLLPMGKRRIIDIVYDKVKSFGTVVVSTNRRFEPDFRKWAEDKDVELFVEDSMSEEEKLGAVRALAEVAAYLDDEMLVVAGDNLFSFTLEGFVEFYREKGEPVTALYDVGDYELAKRYGVAELDGRRIVGFMEKPASPPSTLVGIGIYAFPRRVCGLLSEYVEGNAKADNIGDFMGWLCEREELYGYAFSGNWYDIGSPDSYIEAFKTFMEHSVAEVEVDRRAKIIEPVAIEEGVKIIGRSIVGPYAYIGRNCVIENSDVCDSVVFDNVILRRAKVWRSIVDEDCEIRNLDLSGSIIGAHAKIQRGE
- a CDS encoding RNA polymerase Rpb4 family protein — encoded protein: MAFKEVKEFEYITIAEAKEIMEKIAEERKQQAELLFETRRALKHLRTFSKLPAEDAKKLVEELMALPHVGRKDIAVKLADIMPKVPDEVRTIFAKERFTLTPEQIQEILDIIAKYR
- the rsmA gene encoding 16S rRNA (adenine(1518)-N(6)/adenine(1519)-N(6))-dimethyltransferase RsmA, translated to MKFFKSKGQHIVSKAIARRIAGYAELSKKDTVLEVGCGTGVLTSVLLERAGKVYGIEIDARFVKLLQEKFAKEIDEGRFILIHGDAMKVEFPPFNKFVSNIPYFISSPLTFKLLRHDFDVAVVMYQREFAERLVARKGENYGRLSVVVKAYAKPEIVEYVSRKAFRPPPSVDSAVVRLIKKPEIEVENLQIFEDLVRYCFSRRRKQLGKILDEWMESRGIWLEVPEELRRLRPEDIEPEVYAEIVKSAKL